Genomic DNA from Terriglobales bacterium:
TCGTCTTCGGGCAGCGATTCATTGGCCAAACCGATTCGCATCGCGTCCTCGCCCGTAATCTGGCGGCCGGTAAGAACCAGTTCGGCGGCATGCTTCTGCCCCACCACAGCCGCAAGCATCGCCGCGGCAACCGGCGGAAAGCAGCCGAGCGAAATCTCAGGAAAACCCCAGGTAGCGTTGTCCGTGGTGAAAACCAGGTCGCAGACCGCGGCCAGCTCAGCGCCTCCACCCAGGCAGTTTCCGCGAACCGCGGCAATGGTCACCTTCTTGGATGCAATAACCGCTCGAATCACGGAGTGAAACTTCACCAGCATGTTGCGCACGTTTTCGGCAGTATGAGCTCCGACGTCCACGCCGGCGGAAAACGCGCGATCGCTGCCGGCAAAGACAGTGGCCGCTATTTCCTTCCGCTGTTCAATCTGCTCCAGCACCGCCTGGAGCTCGTCCATCATCGCCAGGTCGATTACGTTCAGCGACGGATTCGCCAGGATGATGCGCGCCACCGGCGCCTGCATGGAAACCATGAGGCGCGAATATGCGGGTTGTGGATTAGCAGCCATAGCTCTATCCCCAGGTCACCATCCCGCCTAGAGATTGATGGCGGACTTACGTGGCTCGCCGATGGTCTCCAGCGGATCCTTGGCTCCCATCTTAGGCACAATCCAGTTTTTCTCGTTGGCGATGATCTGCAGCAGCAGCTTCTTGTCTTCCGCCGAAGGCATCGCTTCCTGGAAGTGCTGTTCGTATTCTCGGTCGCTGAGCGGCTCGCCGGTCTTGCAGTGGAATTTCTGGCCCGCCCATCGCCCAATAGCGCGGTTGAATTTAATGTGCGGAGCGTACAAAGGCTCCTGCCCCGCCTTCAGCACGCTATTGAACCGCTCGATCAGGCCCGCAACCTCCTGGTGGTATAGGTTGCGGTTGTAATCGTTAAGATCGTCGAGATCGGGCTCGCTCTGGTTCTGCGGCTCGTCGTAGCGTCCCTTCACTCCCCACACATAGGCCCAGTGCGCGGACGAAGAATGATCGGTGCCGAACAGGTCGTGAGAGGTCGAGATCCACTTGTTCAGATATTTCTGGATCAGCCAGCCCGGGATCTTCCCTGCCTCGACGACCCGCCGCAGCCCATCATTGCCCGCGCCCATATGGAACGACTCTTCGCGCAGCATGTAGGACATTGACCGCCCCAGCGGCGCGAACGCCGAGTACTTGAGCATCTGCAGCTGGAACTTGCCGTCACGATCGACAAAGTCCGTGTAGGTGAAGAAGTCGAGCCAATTATCGACGTCGACATTGAAAGCGCCCAGCAGGCGCTTGTTTTCGAAGGCGCGCCGCTCCAGCATCTTCTGTGCCTCGACCTTGCCGGAATATCCGAAGTGCTCCACCAACAGCGCGCACATCTGCCAGCCGTGGCGCATTTCTTCAATCATCACGCGGCTAAGTGCGCGGCGATCCCAGTCGGTAGGAGCTGTCTCGAACAGGTGACGTTGCTGCTCGACGCTGGCAAATTCGGTATCACCCTGATACACGATCAGGTTGAGCAGAGCGTCGCGAATCTGCTGCGTAGGAACCTGGCGCACATTCTCCCACTTCTTGCGCCCTTTCCAGTGCCCAAACTGTATGTCGCCGGTTTCGATGGCGCCGAACAGCGTGTCAAACTTGAACTGCGCAATCTCGTCGCGATTGACGCCGATCTCCTGCCGCCATTCCTCGAACAGGCCTACCCAATCAGTGAATGATCCGATTTTATGAACTTTGCCTGGCATAACAACTCCACAATTTTTTGGCACTTCCCACTTGGCAATCGGCGATTAGCCTCAGCTTTCCCCGACCAGGTGAGTGCTTCTATTTCGCCGTGAAGGTGGCTGGGCGCTTCTCTACGTACGCCGCCAGCCCTTCCTTGGCATCCTCGCTCTGGAATAGCAGTTGCTGGTTCTCCCGCTCCACGGCCAGCGCCGACTCCAGCGGAATTTCCCAGCCCGTCTGCACCGCACGCTTGATCCGGCCCACGGCCTTTGCCGCCTTGTTGGGCGGGCAGAACTGGCGCGCATATTCCATGATGTTTTCCATAAAATTCTCGCGGTCGAAAATGTCGTTAACGATTCCCATCTCCTTCGCCTCTTCGAAGGAAAAGGTGTTGCCCGTCACCATCAACTCGATCGCCTTCGACTTCCCTACCAGGCGCGATAACCGCTGCGTGCCGCCGGTGCCGGGAAGAACTCCCAGGTTGACTTCCGGCAAGCCGATCTTGCCCGCGTCCTGCCGCGCGATGCGGATGTCGGCAGCCATGGCGATTTCCAATCCGCCGCCGACGCAATGCCCGTTGATCGCCGCGATCACCAGCTTGGGCGTGTGCTCCAGCCGCAGCAAGGTCTCGTTGGCATGCAGGCAGAAGTAGTACTTGAAGGTAGGGTCCACGCTGGAAAGCATGCGAATGTTGGCCCCAGCCGAGAAAAACTTCTCTCCCGATCCCGTGAGCACGATTACATACACGCTGTTGTCCATGCGCGCCCGCAGAATGGCATCGTCGAGCTGACGATTCATCTCGTAGGTGTAAGTATTGGCGGGCGGATCGTCCATGGTGATTACCGCAACTCCCGCATCCGTCCGGTACTGGATCAGCGGCTTCGTGGTCTCAACAGTTTGAGTCGTGGTGGCCATCGAATCACTCCTTCTGTGTCGTCTGCGTTCAGGAAATTTTGCTTCGCCCGAGCTTGCCGCTGCGCCCGGCTTCATGGGCGTTGCTGGAAAGGGGCTCTCGCAGTACTCCCCTTAGGAAGATGTCGCTCATCTGCCGCGCCAGCGCCTGCGAATCACCGTCGGTGCGCGGGTTGTACCAGGTGTAAATCCAGTTGACCATGCCGAAAAGACTGAGGACCGCGATGCGGCTGGTAATCCCGGGTGCAATGCTCTCTGGCCAGCGTTCTCGTAGATCGTCCACCAGTTGCAGGCACAGCCGGTAGTATTCGCGCTTGAGGTGACGAACCTGCGCGCCCAGTTCTCCCTTTAATGCTTCGTCTTCGTGGGAGAGAACCTTCATCGCCTTTTCATTCTTCAGAAAATACTCGAGATGATTTTCCACAAATGCCCGAACCCGCTCCTGCGGATCCTCGACCGAACGCAGTCGGGTGCGTATCTG
This window encodes:
- a CDS encoding enoyl-CoA hydratase/isomerase family protein — protein: MAANPQPAYSRLMVSMQAPVARIILANPSLNVIDLAMMDELQAVLEQIEQRKEIAATVFAGSDRAFSAGVDVGAHTAENVRNMLVKFHSVIRAVIASKKVTIAAVRGNCLGGGAELAAVCDLVFTTDNATWGFPEISLGCFPPVAAAMLAAVVGQKHAAELVLTGRQITGEDAMRIGLANESLPEDELAEIVDDTAERVSQLSPAALALTKKALYAWDSAHFDKGLARAEQIYLEELMKLDDAQEGIAAFLEKRPPRWTGK
- a CDS encoding enoyl-CoA hydratase/isomerase family protein; translated protein: MATTTQTVETTKPLIQYRTDAGVAVITMDDPPANTYTYEMNRQLDDAILRARMDNSVYVIVLTGSGEKFFSAGANIRMLSSVDPTFKYYFCLHANETLLRLEHTPKLVIAAINGHCVGGGLEIAMAADIRIARQDAGKIGLPEVNLGVLPGTGGTQRLSRLVGKSKAIELMVTGNTFSFEEAKEMGIVNDIFDRENFMENIMEYARQFCPPNKAAKAVGRIKRAVQTGWEIPLESALAVERENQQLLFQSEDAKEGLAAYVEKRPATFTAK
- a CDS encoding Phenylacetic acid catabolic protein gives rise to the protein MPGKVHKIGSFTDWVGLFEEWRQEIGVNRDEIAQFKFDTLFGAIETGDIQFGHWKGRKKWENVRQVPTQQIRDALLNLIVYQGDTEFASVEQQRHLFETAPTDWDRRALSRVMIEEMRHGWQMCALLVEHFGYSGKVEAQKMLERRAFENKRLLGAFNVDVDNWLDFFTYTDFVDRDGKFQLQMLKYSAFAPLGRSMSYMLREESFHMGAGNDGLRRVVEAGKIPGWLIQKYLNKWISTSHDLFGTDHSSSAHWAYVWGVKGRYDEPQNQSEPDLDDLNDYNRNLYHQEVAGLIERFNSVLKAGQEPLYAPHIKFNRAIGRWAGQKFHCKTGEPLSDREYEQHFQEAMPSAEDKKLLLQIIANEKNWIVPKMGAKDPLETIGEPRKSAINL
- a CDS encoding TetR/AcrR family transcriptional regulator, whose product is MAGPTLSPPIPRRRSGDSQPAESERYERRLGEILEHATNIFHEKGYEGASMRDLSRASGMSLAGLYYYFESKERLLYLIQKHTFETVLQQIRTRLRSVEDPQERVRAFVENHLEYFLKNEKAMKVLSHEDEALKGELGAQVRHLKREYYRLCLQLVDDLRERWPESIAPGITSRIAVLSLFGMVNWIYTWYNPRTDGDSQALARQMSDIFLRGVLREPLSSNAHEAGRSGKLGRSKIS